From Amphiprion ocellaris isolate individual 3 ecotype Okinawa chromosome 10, ASM2253959v1, whole genome shotgun sequence, one genomic window encodes:
- the LOC118471090 gene encoding dynein axonemal heavy chain 17-like: protein MCYLQQVKEEAELLRAGLDRYSHLWQSDSKSVLEEFLTYGRQLGPEELEADETPPTLQDFQREIESLDRVSAEVTHLDEVMVVRGWLQVDLRPIRDSLLSIIHHRKHLYTDYLLESVRDSQQQATRPGDNEDEDDEESYSSSGFPLTEIVLLLEAAAVQLPEHLAAQVLTSL from the exons GAAGGAGGAGGCGGAGCTTCTAAGAGCGGGGCTGGACAGGTACTCTCACCTGTGGCAGAGCGACAGCAAGTCGGTGCTGGAGGAGTTCCTGACCTACGGCAGACAGCTGGGACCTGAGGAGCTGGAGGCAgacgagaccccacccaccctgCAGGACTTCCAGAGAGAG ATCGAGTCACTGGACAGAGTCAGTGCAGAGGTGACTCACCTGGATGAGGTCATGGTTGTGCGGGGCTGGCTGCAGGTGGACCTGCGGCCAATCAGAGACTCCTTGCTGTCCATCATTCACCACCGGAAACACCTGTACACAGACTACCTGCTGGAGTCAGTCAGGGACAG TCAGCAGCAGGCGACTCGGCCAGGAGacaatgaagatgaagatgatgaagagtCGTACTCTTCGTCTGGCTTCCCTCTGACAGAAATTGTCCTGCTgctggaagctgctgctgtccagctgcCTGAACACCTGGCTGCACAGGTACTGACATCACTCTGA
- the LOC111576065 gene encoding transmembrane and ubiquitin-like domain-containing protein 1 has product MALIEGVGDEVTLLFGSLLLLTVLLLAWISTRTSDPPEHLFTSSTGPASSPRTGHAQQDTPPSSTSAASLSSSSPSSASSSVSDGAATEAPPTAQEERAEPLSARNMVVRLKFLNDTERTAQVKPQDTIGYIKRTYFAGQEQQVRLIYQGQLLQDDAQTLASLNLVHNCVLHCHISQHAGRGAAGGPRPADQVQVALNVGSLMVPLLVLMLSVLWYCQIQYRQFFTAPATASLVGVTIFLSLVAFGVYRR; this is encoded by the exons ATGGCTCTGATCGAAGGCGTGGGAGACGAGGTAACGCTGCTGTTTggctccctgctgctgctgacggtGCTGCTGCTCGCCTGGATCTCCACCCGCACCTCCGACCCCCCAGAACACCTGTTCACCTCCTCCACAGGCCCCGCCTCCTCACCGAGGACAGGACACGCCCAGCAGGACACGCCCCCCTCCTCCACCAGCGCCGCCTCCTTATCGTCCTCCTCTCCGTCTTCGGCCTCCAGCTCCGTGAGCGACGGCGCCGCGACGGAGGCCCCGCCCACCGCACAGGAGGAGAGGGCGGAGCCTCTATCTGCCAGGAACATGGTGGTCCGCCTGAAGTTCCTGAACGACACGGAGAGAACGGCTCAGGTGAAACCACAGGACACCATTGGCTACATCAAACG GACCTACTTTGCGGGTCAGGAGCAGCAGGTCCGACTCATCTATCAGggtcagctgctgcaggacgACGCTCAGACTCTGGCGTCACTGAACCTCGTCCATAACTGCGTCCTGCACTGTCACATCTCGCAGCACGCCGGGCGGGGGGCAGCGGGTGGGCCACGGCCTGCCGACCAGGTGCAGGTGGCGCTGAACGTGGGCAGCCTGATGGTGCCGCTGCTGGTGCTCATGCTTTCGGTTTTGTGGTACTGTCAGATCCAGTACCGGCAGTTCTTCACCGCCCCGGCCACCGCCTCGCTGGTCGGAGTCACCATCTTCCTCAGCCTGGTGGCCTTTGGGGTCTACCGCCGCtag